A DNA window from Pogona vitticeps strain Pit_001003342236 chromosome 2, PviZW2.1, whole genome shotgun sequence contains the following coding sequences:
- the LOC110078647 gene encoding uncharacterized protein LOC110078647 isoform X2, which translates to MAAEPSGQVDPADRSGRISHELWLWAKAQILALHPPPRGMGSSTYAAARSGIPPRGAEAQPATSLQVTNPGKGVWNQQQLHRELLFTHRKGLSLRSKPELLQVLEHRNRRREGPESASEQSPLEQELLRRQQKRGQNLQQEATGDTVGNQPEFIRVRENLRRTLHSRDPSPHRTALSPTSSPFLRSPLTKRQPLKAPATHSPVAPQAEGQPLQGSPEASLLSSAPLQCPLGNT; encoded by the exons ATGGCAGCAGAACCGAGCGGGCAAGTGGATCCGGCGGATCGAAGCGGCAG GATTTCTCATGAGCTCTGGCTCTGGgccaaggctcagatcctggcTTTGCATCCCCCACCCCGCGGCATGGGATCCAGTACCTATG CGGCTGCACGCTCAGGAATCCCCCCCAGAGGTGCTGAGGCCCAGCCTGCCACCTCTTTGCAGGTCACAAACCCTGGCAAAGGCGTTTGGAACCAGCAGCAGCTACATCGTGAATTACTGTTCACCCATCGCAA AGGTTTGAGCCTCCGTTCTAAGCCAGAGCTGCTGCAGGTTCTGGAGCATCGGAACCGGCGCCGGGAAGGCCCAGAAAGTGCCTCAGAGCAGTCGCCTCTGGAGCAGGAGCTTCTGCGCCGGCAACAAAAACGAGGACAG AACCTGCAGCAGGAAGCAACAGGCGACACTGTTGGGAACCAGCCAGAGTTCATCCGAGTCCGGGAAAACCTACGAAGGACGCTCCACTCGCGGGATCCCTCTCCCCACCGCACGGCCCTTTCCCCAACATCCAGCCCCTTCCTGCGCTCTCCTCTCACCAAAAGACAGCCCTTGAAGGCCCCAGCCACACATTCCCCTGTGGCCCCTCAGGCCGAAGGGCAGCCACTCCAGGGCTCCCCAGAAGCCTCCCTTCTCTCTTCAGCCCCACTTCAGTGCCCTCTTGGCAACACATGA
- the EMD gene encoding emerin isoform X2 yields the protein MEKYKGLTDNELIAQLKKYSIPHGPIVGSTRKLYEKKVYEYETERTKLPSPRGTVLYTALGSTRTYLRGNDSPRTEEYYSEYQNEDASPYLSHNYRSLHHEGRSSYTPEDRDLNSSETSPSSYRQYVSSLSSNVPQGFVSARQPIAEPYPYNAGQKDVSTERDSSSSYQSIFHRKSTSSSSLGVEPRRAIHTERRAQEAEKAAGSSAGVKRYFPFWPQLLIFLLLAGFLAFIYFFLQDGADDNPFMNYLKQ from the exons ATGGAAAAATACAAAGGTCTGACAGATAATGAACTCATTGCACAGTTGAAGAAATACAGCATCCCCCATGGGCCCATTGTTG GGTCAACCCGGAAACTTTATGAAAAGAAAGTCTATGAATACGAGACTGAGCGGACAAAGCTCCCTTCCCCTCGAGGAACCGTGTTGTACACAG CTCTAGGCTCTACAAGGACTTACTTAAGAGGAAACGACTCTCCAAGAACTGAGGAATACTACTCTGAGTATCAAAACGAAG ATGCCAGTCCCTACCTGAGTCATAATTATCGTTCGCTTCATCATGAAGGACGCTCCAGCTACACTCCAGAAG ACAGGGATCTCAATTCTTCTGAGACTTCCCCGTCTTCCTACCGTCAGTATGTGTCCTCCTTAAGCAGCAACGTCCCTCAAGGATTCGTGAGTGCCCGTCAACCG ATTGCAGAGCCGTATCCTTACAATGCTGGCCAGAAGGACGTGTCGACTGAGAG GGACAGCAGCAGTTCCTACCAGAGCATCTTTCATCGAAAATCAACCAGCTCGTCCTCTCTGGGTGTGGAACCACGCCGTGCCATCCACACTGAGCGCCGAGCCCAAGAAGCAGAAAAGGCTGCGGGTAGTAGCGCTGGAGTCAAGCGTTACTTCCCCTTCTGGCCCCAGCTCCtcatttttctcctgctggctGGCTTCTTAGCCTTCATCTACTTCTTCCTGCAAGATGGTGCTGATGATAACCCCTTCATGAATTATCTGAAGCAGTGA
- the EMD gene encoding emerin isoform X1, whose product MEKYKGLTDNELIAQLKKYSIPHGPIVGSTRKLYEKKVYEYETERTKLPSPRGTVLYTEPSTSESYVQETFISPRGRESLSYGREALGSTRTYLRGNDSPRTEEYYSEYQNEDASPYLSHNYRSLHHEGRSSYTPEDRDLNSSETSPSSYRQYVSSLSSNVPQGFVSARQPIAEPYPYNAGQKDVSTERDSSSSYQSIFHRKSTSSSSLGVEPRRAIHTERRAQEAEKAAGSSAGVKRYFPFWPQLLIFLLLAGFLAFIYFFLQDGADDNPFMNYLKQ is encoded by the exons ATGGAAAAATACAAAGGTCTGACAGATAATGAACTCATTGCACAGTTGAAGAAATACAGCATCCCCCATGGGCCCATTGTTG GGTCAACCCGGAAACTTTATGAAAAGAAAGTCTATGAATACGAGACTGAGCGGACAAAGCTCCCTTCCCCTCGAGGAACCGTGTTGTACACAG AGCCAAGTACTAGTGAAAGCTACGTACAAGAGACCTTCATTAGTCCACGGGGCAGGGAAAGTCTCAGCTATGGGAGAGAAG CTCTAGGCTCTACAAGGACTTACTTAAGAGGAAACGACTCTCCAAGAACTGAGGAATACTACTCTGAGTATCAAAACGAAG ATGCCAGTCCCTACCTGAGTCATAATTATCGTTCGCTTCATCATGAAGGACGCTCCAGCTACACTCCAGAAG ACAGGGATCTCAATTCTTCTGAGACTTCCCCGTCTTCCTACCGTCAGTATGTGTCCTCCTTAAGCAGCAACGTCCCTCAAGGATTCGTGAGTGCCCGTCAACCG ATTGCAGAGCCGTATCCTTACAATGCTGGCCAGAAGGACGTGTCGACTGAGAG GGACAGCAGCAGTTCCTACCAGAGCATCTTTCATCGAAAATCAACCAGCTCGTCCTCTCTGGGTGTGGAACCACGCCGTGCCATCCACACTGAGCGCCGAGCCCAAGAAGCAGAAAAGGCTGCGGGTAGTAGCGCTGGAGTCAAGCGTTACTTCCCCTTCTGGCCCCAGCTCCtcatttttctcctgctggctGGCTTCTTAGCCTTCATCTACTTCTTCCTGCAAGATGGTGCTGATGATAACCCCTTCATGAATTATCTGAAGCAGTGA
- the LOC110078647 gene encoding uncharacterized protein LOC110078647 isoform X1, whose protein sequence is MAASGPRDLFLGEMGTQELGPRFGRRGGGGGGGGVTWQQNRAGKWIRRIEAAAAARSGIPPRGAEAQPATSLQVTNPGKGVWNQQQLHRELLFTHRKGLSLRSKPELLQVLEHRNRRREGPESASEQSPLEQELLRRQQKRGQNLQQEATGDTVGNQPEFIRVRENLRRTLHSRDPSPHRTALSPTSSPFLRSPLTKRQPLKAPATHSPVAPQAEGQPLQGSPEASLLSSAPLQCPLGNT, encoded by the exons ATGGCCGCCTCTGGGCCACGCGATCTCTTCCTGGGGGAGATGGGAACCCAGGAGCTTGGACCCCGCTTCGGaaggagaggcggcggcggcggcggcggcggcgtaaCATGGCAGCAGAACCGAGCGGGCAAGTGGATCCGGCGGATCGAAGCGGCAG CGGCTGCACGCTCAGGAATCCCCCCCAGAGGTGCTGAGGCCCAGCCTGCCACCTCTTTGCAGGTCACAAACCCTGGCAAAGGCGTTTGGAACCAGCAGCAGCTACATCGTGAATTACTGTTCACCCATCGCAA AGGTTTGAGCCTCCGTTCTAAGCCAGAGCTGCTGCAGGTTCTGGAGCATCGGAACCGGCGCCGGGAAGGCCCAGAAAGTGCCTCAGAGCAGTCGCCTCTGGAGCAGGAGCTTCTGCGCCGGCAACAAAAACGAGGACAG AACCTGCAGCAGGAAGCAACAGGCGACACTGTTGGGAACCAGCCAGAGTTCATCCGAGTCCGGGAAAACCTACGAAGGACGCTCCACTCGCGGGATCCCTCTCCCCACCGCACGGCCCTTTCCCCAACATCCAGCCCCTTCCTGCGCTCTCCTCTCACCAAAAGACAGCCCTTGAAGGCCCCAGCCACACATTCCCCTGTGGCCCCTCAGGCCGAAGGGCAGCCACTCCAGGGCTCCCCAGAAGCCTCCCTTCTCTCTTCAGCCCCACTTCAGTGCCCTCTTGGCAACACATGA